The sequence TGGGGAGGTTGTGGGTTACCATCACTATGGTTTTTTTAAGGGAGAACTGTTCCTTGAGAATGCCGGTGAGAACGAGAGAGGCATGCTGGTCAAGCCCTGTGTAGGGTTCATCCAGCAGGATAATGTCGGGATCGTGCATAAGCGCGCGCGCTATGGAAAGCCTCTGGAGCATACCCCTTGAAAAGGTTCTGACTCTGTCGTGTTTTCTGCCGAGGAGCTCGACTCTTTTCAGCAGAAAATCCGCCCGTGCGTTGAGGTCTTTCAGCCCGTAGAGCCTGCCGTAGAAGACGAGGTTTTCCAGTGCGCTCAGGTTTTCATATAAAAAAGGCTGGTGAGAAATAACCCCGAAATGCTTTCTGAAGTCGTCCTTCATTTTCTTTATGGGCGTGCCCTTAAAAAAAATATCACCCTCACTCGGTTTTGTGAGGGTGGAAAGGATTTTCAGAAGGGTGGACTTGCCCGCTCCGTTAGGTCCGAACACGGACATGAAGTCACCTTCGGCAAGTTCAAAGGTCACACCCTTAAGTGCTTCGGTGTGACCGTATCTCTTTTTAACATTATCCAGCCTGAAAATAGGCTCAGGCATTTTTTCTCCTGCCGGTAACAGTGTAGAAGGCGCCTATGCACATAATGCCGCAGCCTATCCACAGCCATATAAGCAGAGGCTCATAGACCACCTGAATACCTATGTAGTTTTCAGGCTTGGAGTAGCTGGCGAGTATGAAGTAAAGGTCGCCCTTCAGCTTGGAGTAGATCGCAACCTCCGCCCATGCTTCCTCACGTTTGTTGTAGAAGCGTCTTTCCGGAGCGACGGTTACTATCTTATTACCGTTTTCCGTTACTGT is a genomic window of Geovibrio thiophilus containing:
- a CDS encoding ABC transporter ATP-binding protein, which codes for MPEPIFRLDNVKKRYGHTEALKGVTFELAEGDFMSVFGPNGAGKSTLLKILSTLTKPSEGDIFFKGTPIKKMKDDFRKHFGVISHQPFLYENLSALENLVFYGRLYGLKDLNARADFLLKRVELLGRKHDRVRTFSRGMLQRLSIARALMHDPDIILLDEPYTGLDQHASLVLTGILKEQFSLKKTIVMVTHNLPRGYELASRIVVVKGGKFTLDQKKEDVPEKEFENIYMQAVS